In a single window of the Papaver somniferum cultivar HN1 chromosome 8, ASM357369v1, whole genome shotgun sequence genome:
- the LOC113301737 gene encoding serine/threonine-protein kinase-like protein At5g23170 — protein MEIFSYKEIETATKEFSLSRLIGKGSHGCVYKGVLKGGKIVAVKKPSKGLQILQDNTKLDNEIDILSSLPKTQYIVNIVGVSHDVLTRKKLLVIEFMSNGSLHHSLHNNSANPPTWSKRAFIVLRLARAIQILHGSKPSVIHRDIKSSNILFDSNWNPKLADFGLSVRLANDSESLSYSPSQPAGTIGYLDPSYTTPCKLTKIDVFSFGVVVLEIFSCRRAIDVSMETSSIVEWALPLIKNQRVAEVCDSRMGLLPSNMVGRIQCMLNIAARCVSSDENSRPSMTEIVTELEDCIVERVHFPIWQSLFPIYCMIRARNRGSKTTTIKCRRYPEDVSRGSKVLSVRDILDDEEELESSQTR, from the coding sequence ATGGAGATATTCAGTTACAAGGAAATAGAAACTGCAACAAAAGAGTTCTCACTGTCAAGATTAATAGGTAAAGGAAGCCATGGATGTGTTTACAAAGGAGTTCTCAAAGGTGGAAAGATAGTCGCTGTCAAGAAACCATCAAAGGGTCTTCAAATCCTTCAAGACAACACAAAGCTCGACAATGAAATCGACATATTATCGTCTCTGCCAAAGACTCAATATATTGTGAACATCGTTGGAGTTAGTCACGACGTGTTAACTCGTAAGAAGCTTCTCGTTATTGAATTCATGTCTAATGGTTCTCTTCATCATTCATTACATAATAACTCGGCTAACCCACCAACCTGGTCGAAACGTGCATTTATAGTTCTTCGGCTCGCTCGGGCTATACAGATACTACATGGTTCAAAACCTTCTGTTATTCATAGAGATATCAAGTCTTCTAATATTCTTTTTGACTCCAACTGGAACCCTAAATTAGCTGATTTTGGTCTTTCAGTTAGACTTGCAAATGATTCTGAGTCACTGAGTTATAGTCCGAGTCAACCTGCTGGTACAATTGGTTACTTGGACCCGAGTTACACCACACCTTGTAAACTTACAAAAATCGACGTGTTTAGTTTTGGGGTTGTGGTTTTGGAGATTTTCAGTTGTAGAAGAGCTATAGATGTAAGCATGGAAACATCTTCGATAGTTGAATGGGCGTTACCGTTGATTAAAAATCAGAGGGTGGCTGAAGTTTGTGATTCAAGAATGGGGTTATTACCTTCTAATATGGTTGGAAGGATACAATGCATGCTTAACATTGCAGCTCGTTGCGTTTCATCAGATGAGAATTCTAGACCATCAATGACAGAGATTGTAACCGAGCTGGAAGATTGCATCGTCGAACGAGTCCACTTCCCAATCTGGCAAAGTCTTTTTCCGATATACTGTATGATCAGAGCCCGAAACCGGGGATCGAAAACAACTACTATTAAGTGTAGAAGATATCCAGAAGATGTTTCACGAGGGAGTAAGGTATTATCAGTTAGAGACATATTAGATGATGAGGAGGAGCTAGAAAGTTCACAAACTCGGTAG